A genome region from Microbacterium terricola includes the following:
- a CDS encoding MFS transporter, translating to MTSSNLSRGAAMWALLSLAIGSFGIGMTEFVVMGLLPDIAQDLLPDLWAQNPEHAIAQAGWLISLYALGVVIGAPTIAGSVARFPRHRVMIGLAVALTAFNALTLIMPTFGLVAASRLLAGLPHGAYFGIGALVAADVLGPGKRAKGVAFVLTGLTIANVVGVPLGTFLGQQAGWRAAFAVVTAIFALATVAIAFFVPAHPGEPGRTLRAELSVFRVGQVWAALGMGAIGFGGFFAVYSYIAPLVTEIAGSPEWAVPIVLVVMGLGMTVGNLVGGHLADVDLKRTLLIGLTALAAVLALLAVTAPWVIALAFFVFATGFVSAALSPAIQTRLMDVAGDNQSIAAALNHSALNIGNSVGAFLGGTVIAVGWGFVAPAWVGVALALGGLAIAVGSFAFERRAAAVPVPA from the coding sequence ATGACCTCCTCGAATCTCTCGAGGGGGGCGGCGATGTGGGCGCTCCTCTCCCTCGCCATCGGCAGCTTCGGCATCGGCATGACCGAGTTCGTGGTGATGGGCCTGCTGCCGGACATCGCGCAGGACCTGCTGCCGGATCTGTGGGCGCAGAACCCCGAGCACGCCATCGCGCAGGCCGGCTGGCTGATCAGCCTCTATGCGCTCGGCGTCGTGATCGGCGCGCCGACGATCGCCGGATCCGTCGCCCGCTTCCCGCGGCACCGCGTGATGATCGGTCTCGCCGTCGCGCTCACCGCCTTCAACGCGCTCACCCTGATCATGCCGACCTTCGGGCTGGTCGCGGCCTCCCGTCTGCTGGCCGGGCTGCCCCACGGGGCGTACTTCGGGATCGGCGCCCTCGTGGCCGCCGACGTGCTCGGCCCCGGCAAGCGCGCCAAGGGCGTGGCGTTCGTGCTCACCGGCCTCACCATCGCCAACGTCGTGGGCGTGCCGCTCGGCACGTTCCTCGGCCAGCAGGCCGGCTGGCGGGCCGCCTTCGCCGTCGTCACCGCGATCTTCGCGCTCGCGACCGTCGCCATTGCGTTCTTCGTGCCCGCCCATCCCGGCGAGCCAGGACGCACGCTCCGGGCGGAGCTGTCGGTGTTCCGGGTCGGCCAGGTGTGGGCGGCGCTCGGCATGGGGGCGATCGGGTTCGGCGGGTTCTTCGCCGTGTACAGCTACATCGCCCCTCTCGTCACAGAGATCGCCGGGTCGCCCGAATGGGCGGTGCCGATCGTGCTCGTGGTGATGGGGCTCGGCATGACCGTCGGCAACCTCGTCGGCGGGCATCTCGCCGACGTCGACCTGAAGCGCACGCTGCTGATCGGGCTCACCGCGCTCGCCGCCGTGCTCGCGCTGCTCGCGGTGACGGCGCCGTGGGTGATCGCGCTGGCCTTCTTCGTGTTCGCGACCGGATTCGTCTCGGCGGCGCTGAGTCCGGCCATCCAGACGCGGCTGATGGATGTGGCCGGCGACAACCAGTCGATCGCGGCGGCCCTCAACCACTCCGCCCTGAACATCGGCAACAGCGTCGGCGCGTTCCTCGGCGGCACGGTGATCGCCGTGGGCTGGGGCTTCGTCGCGCCCGCGTGGGTCGGTGTCGCGCTCGCGCTCGGCGGCCTCGCGATCGCCGTGGGCAGCTTCGCGTTCGAGCGGCGAGCGGCCGCGGTGCCGGTACCGGCCTGA
- the metX gene encoding homoserine O-acetyltransferase MetX, with the protein MDWQTSEDTVPSAPVTEADARLLLGRPPVTGAWRDGDPRGERQFAAFGAFRTEGGRELPGYRLAFESWGELNAARDNAVLVLHALTGDSHVRGSAQPGHPTAGWWDEIVGPGAPIDTDRWFVVAPNMLGGCQGSTGPASIAPDGYEWASRFPYLTIRDQVAAQAQLADALGIDVWAAVIGGSMGGMHALEWAVGMPDRMRRVGVLSAPPVNTADQIALNSVQLEAIQIDPRFQGGEYYDSGDGDGPHRGLALARRMALLNYRSPTELNQRFQRTWQSGVSPLGHGGRFAVASYLDFHGNKFTRRFDANSYIALVEAMNSHDVGRDRGGVEDALRRVTATTLVLGIDSDRLFPIDGQHRIARGIDTTLDGDEAVVLSSDFGHDGFLIETAAVGAHLRRLLAS; encoded by the coding sequence ATGGACTGGCAGACCTCCGAGGACACGGTGCCGAGCGCGCCCGTGACCGAGGCCGACGCCCGTCTGCTGCTCGGGCGCCCGCCGGTCACCGGCGCCTGGCGTGACGGCGACCCGCGCGGCGAGCGGCAGTTCGCGGCGTTCGGCGCCTTCCGCACGGAGGGCGGCCGCGAGCTGCCCGGCTACCGCCTCGCCTTCGAGAGCTGGGGCGAGCTGAACGCCGCGCGCGACAACGCCGTGCTCGTGCTGCACGCCCTCACCGGCGACAGCCACGTGCGCGGCTCCGCGCAGCCTGGCCACCCCACCGCCGGCTGGTGGGACGAGATCGTCGGGCCGGGCGCGCCGATCGACACCGACCGCTGGTTCGTGGTCGCGCCGAACATGCTCGGCGGCTGCCAGGGCTCCACCGGCCCCGCGAGCATCGCCCCGGACGGCTACGAGTGGGCCTCCCGCTTCCCGTACCTGACGATCCGCGACCAGGTGGCCGCGCAGGCGCAGCTGGCCGACGCCCTCGGCATCGATGTCTGGGCCGCGGTGATCGGCGGGTCGATGGGCGGCATGCACGCCCTGGAGTGGGCCGTCGGCATGCCCGATCGGATGCGTCGCGTCGGCGTCCTGTCCGCGCCCCCTGTCAACACCGCCGACCAGATCGCGCTGAACTCGGTGCAGCTGGAGGCGATCCAGATCGATCCGCGGTTCCAGGGCGGCGAGTACTACGACTCGGGCGACGGCGACGGACCGCACCGAGGGCTCGCGCTGGCGCGACGGATGGCGCTGCTGAACTACCGCTCACCGACCGAGCTGAACCAGCGCTTCCAGCGCACCTGGCAGTCCGGAGTGAGCCCGCTCGGGCACGGCGGCCGGTTCGCGGTGGCCTCCTACCTCGACTTCCACGGCAATAAGTTCACCCGCCGGTTCGACGCGAACAGCTACATCGCCCTCGTCGAGGCCATGAACTCCCACGACGTCGGACGCGACCGCGGCGGCGTCGAGGACGCGCTGCGCCGGGTCACCGCGACGACCCTCGTGCTCGGCATCGACAGCGACAGGCTCTTCCCGATCGACGGCCAGCACCGGATCGCACGCGGGATCGACACGACCCTCGACGGCGACGAGGCCGTCGTGCTCTCGAGCGACTTCGGCCACGACGGGTTCCTCATCGAGACCGCGGCCGTCGGCGCCCACCTGCGGCGCCTGCTCGCGTCCTGA
- a CDS encoding thiamine-binding protein: protein MLVAFSVAPSGTGRADGSVHDAVAAAVQVVRASGLPHRTTSMFTEIEGEWDAVFDVVKRATEAVLPFGSRVSLVLKADIRPGFTGEIDAKVDRLEQALADQADEA, encoded by the coding sequence ATGCTCGTCGCCTTCTCCGTCGCCCCCAGCGGCACCGGCCGCGCCGACGGGTCGGTGCACGACGCCGTCGCCGCAGCGGTGCAGGTCGTCCGCGCCTCCGGCCTGCCGCACCGGACCACCTCGATGTTCACCGAGATCGAGGGGGAGTGGGATGCCGTCTTCGACGTCGTCAAGCGCGCCACCGAGGCCGTGCTGCCGTTCGGCTCGCGGGTGTCGCTGGTGCTGAAGGCCGACATCCGGCCCGGCTTCACCGGCGAGATCGACGCCAAGGTCGACCGGCTGGAGCAGGCGCTCGCCGACCAGGCCGACGAGGCGTGA